The DNA region GTGATGAAAAGTATTTACTGCCATGGTCTTGGGATCAAAATGGGAAAAAGTTAGCATCAGCGAAGGAAAAATTATACCATTGGAATACAAACGGTGGAGAAACAACTTGGACGGTTCCAACTGGCTGGAAAGGTACAGTTAAAGTTTATGAGCTAACAGAGCTAGGTCTTGAAAATGGGAAAGATGTTGCGATTAAAAATGGCGAGATCACATTAAATGCAAAAAAATTGACTGCCTATGTCATTCATAAAAAACCGCAATCTAACAAAGATGTTAATTGGAGCGAAGGAATGCATCTTGTAGATACTGGCTTTAACAGCAATTCCTTAAAAGATTGGACAGTTACAGGAGATTCAGAAGCGGTTACGATTAAGAAGAGTGAAGGTAACAATAACATGTTAACCATCACTAACAATCAAGAGAAAGTAAATGTTACTCAAAAAGTAACGGGATTAAAACCAAATACTAAGTATGCTGCTTATGTTGGTATTGACAACAGAAGTGAAGAACAAGCAAGTATCACAATTACTACTAACGGTAAAGAGTATACAAATAGTACCGGTAAATCGATCGCTAAGAACTATGTAAGAGCTTATGCACACAATACTTTAGGTACGGAGAAAGCAAAAGCAGATGGCCAAATGACTTCAACAATAGATGGAACAAGTTATTTCCAGAATATGTATGTATACTTTGAAACAGATAATGATGCATCGGATGTAACCATTGATTTATCAAGAGATGCTGGGAATGGTGCAAGCTACTTTGATGATATTCGTATCGTAGAAAATAACGCTAAAAACCAAGTAAGCAGTGATAAATTCGTACAAGACTTTGAAAGTGTTGTACAAGGAATCTATCCGTTTGTCATTGGGAATATTGAAGGGGTGGAAGATAATAGAACCCACCTTGCTGAATTAAATGCACCATATACCCAAAGAGGTTGGAACCAAAAGCTATTAAACGATGTGATTGCTGGTAAATGGTCAATTAAAACGAATGGTTTAACGGGGCGTAACAAACTTGTATACCAAACAATACCGCAAAACTTCAAATTCAAACCAGGTGTAACGTATAAAATCACCTTTGATTATGAAGCAGGTAGTAATGGAACTTACGCAGTAGTAACAGGTAATGCTCCATTTGAAGAAAAAGGAGTATTAACGAAGGGTGAATTACAATCAACAGCAAGTAGCGATAAGGATGCAAAATCCGGCACCTATTCCTTTACTTTAAAAGGGGATGAATCAGGTCAAAGCTGGTTTGGTATTTATTCTACGAGCAAAGCTGCCGATACTCAAGGAGTGACAGGCGCACAAGCTAACTTTAATGGCTATAAAGATATTATGCTTGATAATCTAGTTATTGAAACGGTACCAAACGAATAGAATCAGTTGTTATAAAGAGTCGAGAGAAATCTCGATTCTTTTTTATATTTGGTGTCTATAAGGAGCGCGTTGATGGAAAATCTGCCTCTCCCCTGCCCACTGATATAGACTCATCACCTCTAGTTGTGCTTGATTCGTTAGGGCTGACCCCACAATCAAGTCACCCATCTAACCCTCTGCTAATAGACTATTAGCAGAAAAGGAGGGGCACAAGTGGGAAACCTTTTAGAAAAAATTTGGATAGAAAAATATATTGAAACACTTCCCTTGTGGAAACAAACAGCTTATCAGTCGTTCTCTTCCACGATAACAAACGCGAAAAAACCCTTTCCTTGTATTCCAGCTATACAAGGATTTCTCGCTGATCAACTTCGGTTCAGCTTTATAGAAGATCCTCGTCAACTTCATTCTTCCCAGGAGCTTGCTGAGGTCTTAAGAGCATACGGAAAATGTTCACGTGATACTGGAAAATATGCCTCTCTAGTTGTCTTTTTTGAAACACCTAAAGATGTAAGTGAGAATTATCATATTGAGAACTATCGTGAATTATTTTGGACTGTTTTAAACAATGTAACAACGTTTGATGAAAAGGAGTGGCCAGAAGATATCCCGACAGATCCCTCTCACCATAAATGGGAATTTTGTTTTGATGGAGAGCCATATTTTGTCTTCTGTGCTACACCTGCTCATCTTGTACGCAAAAGTCGCCATTCTCCATGCCTGTTAATGGCGTTTCAACCTCGATGGGTGTTTGAAAAAATAAATGATTCTACAGTATTCGGACGTAATATGAAAAAACTCATCCGACAACGACTTGTCGATTATGATGGCGTCCCAGGCCACCCCGATCTTAAATGGTATGGAAATGAAAACAATCATGAATGGAAGCAATATTTTTTAAGTGAAGATGAAAGTAGTCCTTCAAAATGCCCATTTATGAAAATGAAAAATAAATTTTCAAATTTCCTTAACAAAAAAATATAAATGAACGATTCTTAAACTCCCCTCCCTGTGTTCAAACCTCCCTTCCAAATCGATTGTATAAATACGATTACTCCATATGAAAAGGTAACTCATACTTTGCTTGAGGTAATAAAAAATATGTATTACATGAAAATACTCTAAAAGGAAATTATAATTATGTACTTCGATTAAACACAGGAGGGAAACATTTTGCAAAATATGAACCAAAACGAAAATCAGTTTTCAACAAATCCGCCTACCAATCAACCAATACTTAAGAACCACGGTGGTCACGAGTTATTTGATGCCCACGAAGTGATAGCGGGTTTAATTAGTATGCTAGACCAATATCAAATGTATGATCAATATATAAAGGACCCAGAATTAAAGTCTATTTTACAGCGCCAGTCGTTTTTCGTGACACAAATGTACAATACCGTTGTTGAAAGTTTCCAAACCGGGCAAGATCCCACGATTCCTACGCAACAATATAAAATGAATCAAAATAACAATGTTCTATATGGAATGAAGCCTGGTCAACCGAAAAAACCTAATCAGTCCATAAATGAGCTTTCAGATCAAGGACTCTCCGCTTACATGTTAGGAAACACAAAATCATTATCAGCTCTTTTAGCAATGACTGCCCTAGAGATGACAAACCCGGTGCTTCGTCGTGTCATTGCCGATAGTGTACCGAATTTTATTGAAATGAGTTATGAAATATTTCTTTACCAAAATAAACACGGTTATTATCAGGTTCCTCAACTAATGGAACAAGATATGAATCTAATGCTTACAAGCTATGCAAAGGCTCCTCAACAAGGGAGTTTACCACATTAAATCATGGAGCTGGATAAAGGAAATTTCTTAATCCAGCTTTTTTATATGAACGAATCATACTAGTTGAATTTTTGCTGTTTATCTTTTAGGGAGTGCTGCTCATGAAAGAACATCAAATTAAAAGCAAAACGGGATATAGTCTTACTTTACAAAAAGGTCAAACGATAAAGGTAATTAATGTAGAAGGGCAACAAATTGCTGATTTTATTGCTTACAATATGCATGATTTTATGGAAAGGCTTGACCCTGTTGCAACAAGAGACGCTTTACAGTCGACTGATATTAAAGAAGGGGGTATATTATATTCCAATTTATACAGACCGATGTTAACGTTACTAAAAGATACCGTAGGAAAACACGATTTACTTTCACCAGCATGTCGGCCTGAAATGTATAAATTGTTATTCAATAAAGAAAAGCCATTAGAGAACTGTTACTACATACTAAATAAGGCTCTATCAAACTATAATGTTCCAGCACCTAGGCAACATTATCCGTTTAATATCTTTATGAATACCGTTATTGATAAAGTGAATCAAATTACGGTCAAAACATCTTTATCTTCCGCAGGAGATTATGT from Neobacillus sp. FSL H8-0543 includes:
- a CDS encoding spore coat protein — translated: MNQNENQFSTNPPTNQPILKNHGGHELFDAHEVIAGLISMLDQYQMYDQYIKDPELKSILQRQSFFVTQMYNTVVESFQTGQDPTIPTQQYKMNQNNNVLYGMKPGQPKKPNQSINELSDQGLSAYMLGNTKSLSALLAMTALEMTNPVLRRVIADSVPNFIEMSYEIFLYQNKHGYYQVPQLMEQDMNLMLTSYAKAPQQGSLPH
- a CDS encoding urea carboxylase-associated family protein; amino-acid sequence: MKEHQIKSKTGYSLTLQKGQTIKVINVEGQQIADFIAYNMHDFMERLDPVATRDALQSTDIKEGGILYSNLYRPMLTLLKDTVGKHDLLSPACRPEMYKLLFNKEKPLENCYYILNKALSNYNVPAPRQHYPFNIFMNTVIDKVNQITVKTSLSSAGDYVELRAEMDLIIAISACPNEESAGNGYHSTAIKIEVYP
- a CDS encoding YqcI/YcgG family protein codes for the protein MGNLLEKIWIEKYIETLPLWKQTAYQSFSSTITNAKKPFPCIPAIQGFLADQLRFSFIEDPRQLHSSQELAEVLRAYGKCSRDTGKYASLVVFFETPKDVSENYHIENYRELFWTVLNNVTTFDEKEWPEDIPTDPSHHKWEFCFDGEPYFVFCATPAHLVRKSRHSPCLLMAFQPRWVFEKINDSTVFGRNMKKLIRQRLVDYDGVPGHPDLKWYGNENNHEWKQYFLSEDESSPSKCPFMKMKNKFSNFLNKKI